From a single Micromonospora sp. WMMD1102 genomic region:
- a CDS encoding non-ribosomal peptide synthetase: protein MNPDRSRTESAGDLRGPATDAGSANILPALVARQVAATPDAVAVLAGDVEVTYAELDRRANRLARHLRDLGVGPDALVGVCLPRGVELVVALLGVWKAGAGYLPLSPDHPRDWASWVLTDTGAGIVLTESAHAELVAGTGARVVTLDDLGTVLAGLSDEAPGNPAGGDHLAYAIYTSGSTGRPKGVMVSHAAIANRVDWAVRQHGLGPADRVLQKTALTFDAACWEFFAPLVSGGTVVLAPVGAERDPAALVRAIHRHGVTVFQGVPSVLRLVAEEPGWRDCTSLRLLFSAGEPLHAELCRRLTDGLKVTLWNTYGPTECAIDVTAHPYDPALPTGPVPIGRPLANLRVLVLDGNGDPVPVGVAGELHAGGVGVARGYLGRPDLTAEKFVPDPYGPAGSRLYRTGDLVRWRADATLEYIGRLDHQVKVNGVRIEPGEVESALVAHPDVSAAVVLAVEAAEGGKRLVGYVTGERVPAADRLRTFLRDRLPDPMIPAAFVALPEFPLNSSGKVDRAALPAPETAAEDGRPPYVAPRTTAERMVAQAWAELLKVDRVGAHDDFFTLGGSSLLLTRLANQLRSASGSKVALRGLFAAPTVEQQAKLIAVPSDDGPPLHPVPRTGPLPLSFGQRRLWFLDRLEPGNTEWVAPLFVRLGAEIDQRTVRRALDVLAGRHEILRTRYVEDAGEPRQLVDPPGPVELRVVEADSADLETVFRAEFERGFDLATGPVWRALLVRFPGVPTPTPPTSVRIPATAGRAPAGESVLLLTLHHIACDGWSSVVLERELRELCAAVLAGRDPELPAQPVQYPDFASWQRGWLTEQVLAAELAYWRKTLDGLGPLDLPTDRPRPARRNPRGALAPFTIPTGLATAVRDLGRRHGASPYMTMLTAFSTLLARYAGNWDVAVGTPVAGRNRPELENMVGFFLNSLVLRPNLGPGMRFEEALEATREVCRGAFAHQTLPFEQLVDDLQPDRDMSRTPLFQVAFDLHDEGLTGGAVRGDDLAAFTEAWQIAKTDLTLFVRVQADGTMLAALEYATALFDRSTVDRIGRHLVRLLQAVTADPELRLGTVDFLDPLDELVGTGRTDPFRTGTPDRCLHQVFEERVLLAPDAVAVTFEGVSLSYAEVNVRANRLAHRLRALGAGPESLVGVCLERGIDLVPALLGVLKSGAAYLPLDPAQPVDRLGFMVGDAGAPVLVTQASLVDTVAGFFGGELLVLDEEDLSGLPAGNPAPVSHPEDLIYVIYTSGSTGRPKGVCLTHANVFRLFDTTRQHYQFSADDVWPLFHSYAFDVSVWELWGALLYGGRLVVVPREVTRLPDEFLDLLVAERVTVLNQTPSAFRSLVGFTRDGDPRLDRLALRAVVFAGEKLEMAELAPWTDRFGLDRPALLNMYGITETTVHSTFHQVRAQDITDPGNPVGYPLGDLRIYLLDGYGNLVPVGVPGEIHVGGPGVARGYLRRPELTAQRFVPDPFAGVPGARMYRSGDLARRRPDGGLDFLGRIDDQVQIRGYRVELGEIETVLAAHPGIRDAVVRTDEPEPGQPRIVAYYVPDADQAPTVPELAGYCGKRLPDYMVPGAFVPLAKIPLTANGKLDRRALPTPGRTATGADAPDHVAPNGPVEERIAEIWAELLDVDAGTQTNFFTVGGHSILAVRLASRIQEEFEIDLPVRTVFERPTIARIAEAVEERIRAEIDELSESDLLTGLALLKEQNR from the coding sequence ATGAACCCCGATCGAAGCCGGACCGAATCAGCCGGCGACCTGCGCGGGCCGGCGACCGACGCCGGGTCCGCCAACATCCTGCCGGCGCTTGTCGCCCGCCAGGTGGCGGCCACGCCCGACGCGGTCGCCGTACTGGCCGGCGACGTCGAGGTGACGTACGCCGAGCTGGACCGCCGGGCCAACCGGCTGGCCCGCCACCTGCGCGACCTCGGCGTCGGGCCGGACGCACTGGTCGGGGTCTGCCTGCCCCGCGGCGTGGAGCTGGTCGTCGCGCTGCTCGGCGTCTGGAAGGCGGGTGCCGGCTACCTGCCGCTCAGCCCGGACCACCCGAGGGACTGGGCGAGCTGGGTGCTCACCGACACCGGCGCCGGGATCGTGCTCACCGAGTCGGCACACGCCGAGCTGGTGGCCGGTACCGGCGCCCGGGTGGTCACCCTCGACGACCTCGGGACCGTCCTCGCCGGACTTTCCGACGAGGCGCCGGGCAACCCGGCCGGCGGGGACCACCTCGCCTACGCGATCTACACCTCCGGCTCCACCGGGCGGCCCAAGGGCGTCATGGTCAGCCACGCGGCGATCGCGAACCGGGTCGACTGGGCGGTCCGGCAGCACGGCCTCGGCCCCGCCGACCGGGTGTTGCAGAAGACCGCGCTCACCTTCGACGCGGCCTGCTGGGAGTTCTTCGCCCCGCTGGTCAGCGGCGGCACCGTGGTACTCGCCCCGGTCGGCGCCGAGCGCGACCCGGCCGCACTGGTCCGGGCGATCCACCGGCACGGCGTCACCGTCTTCCAGGGCGTGCCGTCGGTGCTCCGGCTGGTCGCCGAGGAACCGGGCTGGCGGGACTGCACCTCGCTGCGGCTGCTCTTCTCGGCCGGCGAGCCGCTGCACGCCGAGCTGTGCCGGCGGCTCACCGACGGACTCAAGGTCACCCTCTGGAACACGTACGGGCCGACCGAGTGCGCCATCGACGTGACCGCGCACCCGTACGACCCGGCGCTGCCGACCGGCCCGGTGCCGATCGGCCGGCCGCTGGCCAACCTGCGGGTGCTGGTGCTCGACGGCAACGGTGACCCGGTGCCGGTCGGGGTCGCCGGTGAACTGCACGCCGGCGGGGTCGGGGTGGCCCGGGGCTACCTCGGGCGGCCGGACCTGACCGCCGAGAAGTTCGTCCCCGACCCGTACGGGCCGGCCGGGTCCCGGCTCTACCGCACCGGCGACCTGGTGCGCTGGCGGGCCGACGCGACCCTGGAGTACATCGGCCGGCTCGACCACCAGGTGAAGGTGAACGGGGTCCGGATCGAGCCCGGCGAGGTGGAGTCGGCGCTCGTCGCCCACCCGGACGTCAGCGCCGCGGTGGTGCTGGCGGTGGAGGCCGCCGAGGGCGGCAAGCGACTCGTCGGGTACGTCACCGGCGAGCGGGTGCCGGCCGCCGACCGGCTGCGTACCTTCCTGCGGGACCGGCTGCCGGACCCGATGATCCCGGCCGCCTTCGTAGCCCTGCCGGAGTTCCCGCTGAACAGCAGCGGCAAGGTGGACCGGGCCGCGCTGCCGGCGCCGGAGACCGCCGCCGAGGACGGCCGCCCGCCGTACGTGGCGCCGCGCACCACCGCCGAGCGGATGGTCGCGCAGGCGTGGGCCGAGCTGCTCAAGGTGGACCGGGTCGGCGCGCACGACGACTTCTTCACCCTCGGCGGCTCCTCGCTGCTGCTCACCCGGCTCGCCAACCAGCTCCGGTCGGCCTCCGGCAGCAAGGTCGCGCTTCGCGGCCTCTTCGCCGCGCCCACCGTCGAGCAGCAGGCGAAGCTGATCGCGGTACCGTCCGACGACGGCCCGCCGCTGCACCCGGTGCCCCGGACCGGCCCGCTGCCGCTCTCGTTCGGGCAGCGCCGGCTCTGGTTCCTGGACCGGCTGGAGCCGGGCAACACCGAGTGGGTCGCCCCGCTCTTCGTCCGGCTCGGCGCCGAAATCGATCAGCGCACCGTCCGGCGGGCCCTGGACGTGCTCGCCGGGCGGCACGAGATCCTCCGCACCCGGTACGTCGAGGACGCCGGCGAACCCCGCCAGCTCGTCGACCCGCCCGGCCCGGTCGAGCTGCGGGTGGTGGAGGCCGACTCCGCCGACCTGGAGACGGTGTTCCGGGCCGAGTTCGAGCGCGGTTTCGACCTGGCCACCGGCCCGGTCTGGCGGGCGCTGCTGGTCCGCTTCCCGGGCGTGCCGACGCCCACCCCGCCGACGTCGGTGCGGATTCCGGCCACCGCCGGACGTGCCCCGGCCGGCGAGTCGGTGCTGCTGCTCACCCTGCACCACATCGCCTGCGACGGCTGGTCGTCGGTGGTGCTGGAGCGGGAGCTGCGGGAACTCTGCGCCGCGGTGCTCGCCGGACGGGACCCGGAGCTGCCGGCCCAGCCGGTGCAGTACCCGGACTTCGCGAGCTGGCAGCGGGGCTGGCTGACCGAGCAGGTGCTGGCGGCCGAGCTGGCGTACTGGCGGAAGACCCTCGACGGGCTCGGCCCGCTGGACCTGCCGACCGACCGGCCCCGACCGGCCCGGCGGAACCCCCGGGGCGCGCTCGCCCCGTTCACCATCCCGACCGGGCTGGCCACCGCCGTCCGCGACCTGGGCCGGCGGCACGGCGCATCGCCGTACATGACGATGCTCACCGCGTTCAGCACGCTGCTCGCCCGGTACGCCGGGAACTGGGACGTCGCCGTCGGCACCCCGGTCGCCGGCCGCAACCGGCCCGAGCTGGAGAACATGGTCGGCTTCTTCCTCAACTCCCTGGTGCTGCGGCCGAACCTCGGCCCGGGGATGCGGTTCGAGGAGGCGCTGGAGGCGACCCGGGAGGTCTGCCGGGGGGCGTTCGCGCACCAGACGCTGCCGTTCGAGCAGCTCGTCGACGATCTCCAGCCGGACCGGGACATGTCCCGGACCCCGCTCTTCCAGGTCGCCTTCGACCTGCACGACGAGGGGCTGACCGGTGGGGCGGTCCGCGGCGACGACCTGGCCGCGTTCACCGAGGCGTGGCAGATCGCCAAGACCGACCTGACGCTCTTCGTCCGGGTCCAGGCCGACGGCACCATGCTCGCCGCCCTGGAGTACGCGACCGCGCTCTTCGACCGTTCGACCGTGGACCGGATCGGCCGGCACCTGGTCCGGTTGCTCCAGGCGGTCACCGCCGACCCGGAGCTGCGGCTCGGCACGGTGGACTTCCTCGACCCGCTCGACGAGCTGGTCGGCACCGGCCGGACCGACCCGTTCCGCACCGGCACCCCGGACCGCTGCCTGCACCAGGTCTTCGAGGAGCGGGTACTGCTCGCTCCGGACGCGGTGGCGGTGACGTTCGAGGGTGTGTCGTTGTCGTACGCGGAGGTGAACGTCCGGGCGAACCGGTTGGCGCACCGGTTGCGTGCGTTGGGTGCGGGGCCGGAGTCGTTGGTCGGGGTGTGTCTGGAGCGGGGTATCGATCTCGTGCCGGCCCTGCTCGGTGTGCTGAAGTCGGGTGCGGCGTATCTGCCGTTGGATCCGGCGCAGCCGGTGGACCGGCTCGGCTTCATGGTCGGCGACGCCGGGGCGCCGGTGCTGGTCACGCAGGCCTCGCTTGTCGACACGGTCGCCGGGTTCTTCGGCGGCGAGCTGCTGGTGCTGGACGAGGAGGACCTCTCCGGGCTGCCGGCCGGCAACCCGGCGCCGGTCTCGCACCCCGAGGACCTGATCTACGTCATCTACACCTCCGGCTCGACGGGGCGGCCCAAGGGGGTCTGCCTGACCCACGCCAACGTCTTCCGGCTGTTCGACACCACCCGACAGCACTATCAATTCTCGGCTGACGATGTGTGGCCGTTGTTCCACTCGTACGCGTTCGACGTGTCGGTGTGGGAGTTGTGGGGTGCGTTGTTGTACGGCGGTCGTCTGGTGGTGGTGCCGCGTGAGGTGACCCGGTTGCCGGACGAGTTCCTGGATCTGTTGGTGGCGGAGCGGGTGACGGTGCTCAACCAGACCCCGTCGGCGTTCCGCAGCCTGGTCGGGTTCACCCGCGACGGTGACCCGAGGTTGGACCGGTTGGCGTTGCGGGCGGTGGTTTTCGCGGGTGAGAAGTTGGAGATGGCGGAGTTGGCGCCGTGGACGGATCGGTTCGGTCTGGACCGTCCGGCGTTGTTGAACATGTACGGGATCACCGAGACGACCGTGCACTCCACCTTCCACCAGGTACGGGCGCAGGACATCACCGATCCCGGTAACCCGGTCGGCTACCCCCTCGGTGATCTGCGGATCTACCTGTTGGACGGGTACGGGAACCTGGTGCCGGTCGGGGTGCCCGGTGAGATCCACGTCGGTGGTCCGGGGGTGGCCCGGGGTTATCTGCGGCGGCCGGAGTTGACGGCGCAGCGGTTCGTGCCGGACCCGTTCGCCGGGGTGCCGGGTGCGCGGATGTATCGCAGTGGTGACCTGGCCAGGCGTCGTCCGGATGGTGGGTTGGACTTCCTGGGTCGGATCGACGACCAGGTGCAGATCCGGGGTTACCGGGTCGAGCTGGGGGAGATCGAGACCGTCCTCGCCGCGCACCCCGGCATCCGGGACGCGGTGGTCCGCACCGACGAACCGGAGCCGGGCCAGCCGCGGATCGTCGCCTACTACGTGCCCGACGCCGACCAGGCGCCGACCGTCCCCGAACTGGCCGGATACTGCGGCAAACGGCTGCCCGACTACATGGTGCCGGGCGCGTTCGTGCCGCTGGCGAAGATCCCGCTGACCGCCAACGGCAAGCTCGACCGCCGCGCGCTGCCGACACCGGGCCGGACGGCCACCGGAGCGGACGCCCCGGACCACGTCGCGCCGAACGGCCCGGTCGAGGAGCGGATCGCCGAGATCTGGGCCGAACTGCTCGACGTCGACGCCGGCACCCAGACGAACTTCTTCACCGTCGGCGGCCACTCGATCCTCGCGGTCCGGCTGGCCTCCCGGATCCAGGAGGAGTTCGAGATCGACCTTCCGGTCCGGACCGTCTTCGAGCGGCCCACGATCGCGCGGATCGCCGAGGCGGTCGAGGAGCGGATCCGCGCCGAGAT